One window of the Lytechinus variegatus isolate NC3 chromosome 3, Lvar_3.0, whole genome shotgun sequence genome contains the following:
- the LOC121412229 gene encoding uncharacterized protein LOC121412229: MAIMEKCFCCGLRSGSILSAIYCMIFSAISVALSAYYVYRHGTLDAGETSVFVINALELIFYITILMVSILLLFAIFRDGFKFFIPFIIVMAIFVLIQIISLIIILYNMIVNGFDGMDFFSILFNILCLIINIFCVVCVTSYYQVTRDSYDTGAPAANYA; this comes from the exons ATGGCTATTAtggaaaaatgtttttgttgtgGATTGAGGAGTGGATCCATTTTGAGTGCAATTTATTGCATG ATTTTCTCTGCAATTTCAGTTGCGCTTTCTGCATACTACGTCTACAGGCATGGAACACTGG ATGCTGGTGAGACGAGTGTCTTTGTCATCAACGCGCTTGAACTCATTTTCTACATCACTATCCTCATGGTCTCAATTCTCCTTCTCTTTGCTATATTTCGG GACGGATTCAAATTCTTCATCCCATTCATCATAGTGATGGCCATCTTTGTTCTCATACAAATCATCAGTCTTATCATCATTCTTTATAACATG ATAGTGAATGGTTTCGACGGCATGGACTTCTTTTCCATCTTGTTCAACATCTTGTGTTTGATCATCAAT ATCTTTTGCGTTGTTTGTGTGACGTCATACTATCAGGTGACACGTGACAGCTACGATACAGGAGCCCCCGCAGCCAATTATGCATAA